In one Topomyia yanbarensis strain Yona2022 unplaced genomic scaffold, ASM3024719v1 HiC_scaffold_164, whole genome shotgun sequence genomic region, the following are encoded:
- the LOC131694821 gene encoding uncharacterized protein LOC131694821 has protein sequence MELRIIDQNFNHLLKIANQLELPVRIVFAISDNNIPAEKFFCMTAQEWSDLLQGVDGEFICSRIADWKNNSGLSSPFIPQMDKCSFLVYDDQQSPDDLHSTGRAGSTKDQPTDLPKDASTNFVDPESDLVIKNNINLLILDLVSYPKYRSLVCATANIS, from the exons ATGGAATTGCGCATTATCGACCAAAATTTCAACCATTTATTAAAAATTGCGAACCAACTAGAGCTACCAGTGCGAATTGTATTTGCAATAAGTG ATAACAATATACCAGCGGAAAAGTTTTTCTGCATGACGGCACAAGAATGGTCCGACCTCCTACAAGGAGTTGATGGTGAATTCATTTGCAGTCGTATTGCTGATTGGAAAAATAATTCG GGATTGTCTTCGCCATTCATTCCGCAAATGGACAAATGCAGCTTTTTGGTGTATGATGACCAACAATCTCCAGAC GATTTGCATAGCACCGGTCGAGCTGGTTCGACTAAAGACCAACCAACAGATCTTCCGAAGGATGCAAGTACAAATTTTGTTGACCCTGAGTCGGATttggtaataaaaaataatattaatttgTTGATACTAGATCTAGTATCATACCCCAAGTACCGATCACTGGTGTGCGCGACTGCAAATATATCATAA